Proteins found in one Pyrus communis chromosome 15, drPyrComm1.1, whole genome shotgun sequence genomic segment:
- the LOC137717706 gene encoding protein LATERAL BRANCHING OXIDOREDUCTASE 1-like — MEEINPSYILSEGYRPKHVITEGEGIPLIDLTPITNREMSAGSNNKAVEELAAEIGDACRTWGFFTVINHGVPSDIRRRIMEASRKFFALPLEEKKKVSREAHSTAGFHNDEHSKDFKDWKEVYDFYVNDGMLMPASHEPDDPEIVPWYTPWPENLSEFRETCEEYGRACEKLFFNLLELVSLSLGLPPKRLHGYFENQASFARLNYYAPCPKPDLVLGTGGHKDPSALTVLAQEDIEGLDVLRKSDGAWVRVKPVPDSFVINVGDVLQVWSNDLYESVEHRAMVNAETERYSIPIFFHPSHDVTMKPLDELVDERSPAKYPEYKAGKWLNLRMFNNYKKHGFYMRMTDYKIAA; from the exons ATGGAAGAAATCAATCCATCATACATTCTATCAGAAGGATACAGGCCTAAACACGTAATCACCGAAGGCGAAGGAATCCCGTTGATCGATCTCACTCCGATAACCAACCGAGAAATGTCGGCCGGCTCTAACAATAAGGCAGTGGAAGAGCTTGCCGCTGAGATAGGGGACGCTTGCAGGACATGGGGGTTCTTCACGGTGATCAACCATGGTGTGCCTTCGGATATTCGGAGAAGAATTATGGAGGCGTCGAGGAAGTTCTTTGCGCTGCCgctggaggagaagaagaaggtgagcaGAGAGGCTCATAGCACAGCAGGGTTTCATAACGATGAGCATAGCAAAGACTTCAAGGACTGGAAAGAAGTTTATGATTTTTATGTAAATGATGGGATGCTAATGCCGGCCTCCCATGAACCCGATGACCCCGAAATTGTTCCATGGTACACTCCGTGGCCCGAGAACCTATCCGAGTTCAG GGAAACATGCGAAGAATATGGTCGAGCATGTGAGAAGTTGTTTTTCAATCTGCTGGAACTGGTAAGCCTCAGCTTAGGCTTACCTCCTAAGAGGTTGCATGGATACTTCGAGAATCAGGCAAGCTTTGCCCGGCTCAACTACTACGCTCCGTGCCCCAAACCGGACCTTGTTCTTGGCACCGGTGGACATAAGGACCCCAGCGCTCTTACCGTCCTTGCTCAAGAAGATATCGAAGGCCTCGATGTGCTGCGAAAATCAGACGGAGCGTGGGTTCGCGTCAAGCCTGTCCCGGATTCCTTTGTCATCAACGTTGGTGACGTTCTTCAG GTATGGAGCAATGATCTTTACGAAAGCGTCGAGCATCGAGCCATGGTGAACGCAGAAACAGAGAGGTATTCGATCCCCATATTTTTTCACCCGTCTCACGACGTAACAATGAAGCCGTTGGATGAATTGGTCGACGAAAGAAGCCCGGCAAAGTATCCAGAATACAAGGCAGGGAAGTGGTTGAATCTGAGGATGTTTAACAATTACAAGAAACATGGCTTCTATATGCGGATGACTGACTACAAGATTGCTGCTTAG
- the LOC137717098 gene encoding uncharacterized protein, whose product MEREDEEGKKKKGSGASNVILDPELNSSGGTGGVEAESQKLPSSKYKGVVPQPNGCWGAQIYEKHQRVWLGTFNKEDEAAKAYDIAAQRFRGRDAITNFKPSSVEKLCLTAQLENQGRKWEKWEEEEWINVLGWWCKVSGTVLKPTPQISRHPQTPNSYHTTTPSVPPSRHPAIISLTLALSLLAIRTRTRLSFSSNPPFNSHSYLAEKRLHKMEHQIVNQSSSNEEYSSAGGSGACSERVIDFTGEFTTNEIFKSRDELVEWARERGHSIGLVIIIKNSDTGGVGSKKPRIKLGCERGGIYKRRIDESVQKKRRKRSGTKKCGCPFLLKGVSLGDDDEWKLEVICGVHNHHAEKSNARRLSEEEKAVLVDMSKSSAKPKDILRTIQKNDGLNINETMKTIYNVRQRLKLKENAVRSQMHVLLNKLSDHKYIEWHRSSDDNSVVKDLFWTHPASVDVLRAFPHVLIMDCISETYYFPLLEIIGVTCTNITFSAAFAYLDAKNEDNYIWALSRLRAVLDEHCLPTVIVMDKDLPLMSAVHSIFPSARHLLCKLHISKHVLAKCKDMFEGKDQLDKFMMSWNMLVLSETGHEYESRLRELDYYFGRYPHALEYVKNTWLNEYKERFVSVWTDTCMHYGHATSNRVEGASAKLKKLLGNSRGSFEMSWERIHSLLELQHEDIKVSLEKCLAVVQHNFMHDELKELRGFVSTFALSTIVCESKKANLVGVDYLSCGCTIRRTHGLPCVHEIAKILKRWMDSDEDGRVDISTKLEEILNMDSITKTTEQPSRIGTTTHCNLSTFELALSCQVSHSPADRVAAVTTTSHSEKTTRHPPKMKALRMSPLTSSTLKEQFPTALKPYISSIRDFTGDGNCGYRVIAGLMGFGDDSWSKVRRELLNELCSHQTQYENLFGRHDRVDELMHALSFFEDSPPYDRCLTMPDMGHIIASCYNVVVIYLSMSLCLTFLPTRTVALPLLERRHIAIGSVSDDHFVQVYMFPGHPMPPVSECWHRVCLPGTDGWQIPYAERILRFRQTFGSDVATQEMQSLNNC is encoded by the exons ATGGAG agagaagacgaagaagggaagaagaagaagggcagCGGCGCCAGCAATGTGATTCTCGACCCCGAGCTCAACAGCAGCGGCGGCACTGGCGGCGTCGAGGCCGAGTCCCAGAAGCTCCCTTCCTCCAAGTACAAAGGCGTGGTCCCGCAACCCAACGGATGCTGGGGTGCCCAGATTTACGAGAAGCACCAGCGCGTCTGGCTAGGTACCTTCAACAAAGAGGACGAGGCCGCCAAGGCCTATGACATTGCTGCACAACGCTTTCGTGGCCGCGACGCCATCACCAACTTTAAGCCCTCATCTGTCGAAAAACTATGCTTGACCGCACAGTTGGAAAATCAGGGAAGAAAGTGGGAAaagtgggaagaagaagaa TGGATAAATGTGCTTGGTTGGTGGTGCAAAGTGAGTGGAACTGTTCTTAAGCCAACCCCACAAATCTCTCGTCATCCCCAAACCCCCAATTCATACCATACCACAACACCGTCTGTTCCTCCATCCCGCCATCCCGCCATCATCAGTCTCACTCTCGCACTCTCCCTCCTCGCCATTCGCACGCGCACTCGCCTTTCCTTCTCCTCCAATCCCCCGTTCAACTCACACAG TTACTTGGCAGAAAAGAGGTTGCATAAAATGGAGCATCAAATCGTCAACCAGAGTTCTTCGAATGag gAATACAGCTCTGCTGGGGGCAGTGGTGCTTGCTCAGAACGTGTGATCGACTTCACTGGTGAATTCACAACAAATGAG ATTTTTAAGAGTAGAGACGAATTGGTGGAGTGGGCTCGCGAGCGAGGACATAGTATTGGTTTGGTGATTATTATCAAGAACTCGGATACAGGAGGGGTTGGTAGTAAGAAACCCCGAATAAAATTGGGCTGTGAAAGGGGTGGCATTTACAAAAGGAGGATTGATGAGAGTGTCCAGAAGAAAAGGCGTAAAAGGAGTGGTACAAAAAAGTGTGGATGCCCATTTCTACTGAAGGGTGTAAGCTTGGGTGATGACGATGAGTGGAAATTGGAGGTTATATGTGGAGTTCACAACCACCATGCTGAAAAGAGCAATGCGAGGAGGTTATCTGAAGAGGAGAAAGCAGTGTTGGTAGATATGTCCAAGAGTTCAGCCAAACCCAAAGACATATTACGCACTATTCAAAAGAATGATGGACTCAACATCAATGAAACAATGAAAACAATTTATAATGTCAGACAACGGTTGAAGTTGAAAGAGAATGCTGTGAGATCACAGATGCATGTATTGCTAAATAAGTTATCCGATCACAAATATATTGAGTGGCATAGGAGCTCAGATGACAATAGTGTGGTGAAAGATCTGTTTTGGACTCACCCTGCTAGTGTAGATGTCTTACGTGCATTCCCCCATGTCCTAATCATGGATTGCATAAGTGAGACGTATTATTTTCCCCTTTTAGAGATCATAGGGGTGACTTGTACTAATATAACCTTTTCAGCTGCATTTGCTTACCTTGATGCTAAGAATGAAGACAATTACATATGGGCTTTGAGTAGATTGAGGGCTGTGTTGGATGAACATTGTCTTCCTACAGTTATTGTCATGGACAAAGACTTGCCTCTCATGAGTGCCGTCCATAGTATTTTTCCAAGTGCCCGACATTTGTTGTGTAAATTACATATCAGCAAACATGTGTTGGCAAAGTGTAAGGACATGTTTGAGGGTAAAGATCAGTTGGATAAGTTCATGATGAGTTGGAATATGTTGGTGTTATCGGAGACAGGGCACGAGTATGAAAGCCGTCTGCGCGAGCTTGATTATTATTTTGGTAGATATCCACATGCACTTGAATATGTGAAGAACACTTGGTTAAACGAGTATAAAGAGAGGTTTGTGTCTGTATGGACAGATACATGTATGCATTATGGCCACGCGACGTCAAATAG GGTGGAAGGCGCAAGTGCAAAACTGAAAAAACTACTTGGCAACAGCCGAGGTAGTTTTGAAATGTCTTGGGAAAGGATTCACTCCTTGTTAGAGTTGCAACATGAAGACATCAAGGTATCACTTGAGAAGTGTTTGGCCGTCGTCCAACACAATTTCATGCATGATGAATTGAAGGAGTTGCGAGGTTTTGTATCCACATTTGCTTTGAGCACAATTGTTTGTGAGTCGAAGAAAGCCAATTTGGTGGGGGTGGATTATTTGTCATGTGGTTGCACCATTCGACGCACACATGGATTGCCCTGTGTGCATGAGATTGCAAA GATCTTAAAGCGGTGGATGGATAGCGATGAGGATGGCAGGGTAGATATTAGTACAAAGTTGGAGGAGATTCTGAATATGGACTCAATTACCAAGACTACCGAGCAGCCAAGTAGAATTGGCACTACCACTCATTGCAATCTTTCTACCTTTGAGTTGGCCTTGTCCTGTCAAGTAAGTCATTCACCAGCTGACAGGGTTGCCGCAGTCACTACCACTTCCCACTCAGAGAAAACAACGAGGCATCCACCCAAGATGAAG GCGCTCAGGATGTCTCCTCTCACTTCTTCTACGCTGAAAGAGCAGTTTCCTACTGCTTTGAAGCCATATATTTCCTCCATTAGGGATTTTACAGGTGATGGTAATTGTGGTTATCGAGTTATAGCTGGATTGATGGGTTTTGGTGATGATTCTTGGAGCAAGGTACGCAGAGAATTGTTGAATGAGTTGTGTTCTCATCAAACACAATATGAGAACCTTTTCGGTAGACATGATAGGGTTGACGAGCTTATGCATGCACTCTCATTCTTTGAGGATTCCCCACCATATGATAGGTGCTTGACCATGCCTGATATGGGACACATTATCGCATCATGCTATAATGTAGTTGTGATCTATTTATCCATGTCATTATGTCTCACATTTTTGCCAACGAGGACTGTGGCATTGCCCTTGTTAGAGCGCCGACATATTGCCATTGGTTCAGTCAGTGACGACCACTTTGTTCAG GTTTATATGTTTCCAGGGCATCCAATGCCACCTGTTTCGGAATGTTGGCACCGAGTTTGCCTACCAGGTACTGATGGTTGGCAAATCCCATACGCTGAACGTATTCTACGATTTAGACAGACTTTTGGTTCGGATGTAGCTACTCAAGAGATGCAGTCGCTCAATAACTGTTGA
- the LOC137718536 gene encoding uncharacterized protein, translating to MELANKVVSAATRAVSNNTVINVALVGAFVALSVRSVKQQNDIESLEAEKASLIKSNKAAKQTLWDWKQQLFADAASTDSALVPLSRLKAIYGEAPVSQIGEVVKEESKSAAPKFVV from the exons ATGGAGTTGGCGAACAAGGTGGTGAGCGCTGCCACGAGAGCGGTGAGCAACAACACGGTGATAAACGTGGCCCTGGTGGGTGCGTTCGTTGCACTAAGCGTAAGGTCGGTGAAGCAGCAAAACGACATCGAATCGCTGGAGGCGGAGAAGGCGTCGCTCATCAAGTCGAACAAGGCGGCGAAGCAGACCTTGTGGGACTGGAAGCAGCAGCTCTTCGCGGATGCCGCCTCCACCGACTCCGCCCTGGTTCCGCTTTCCAGGCTCAAAGCCATCTACGGCGAAGCCCCAGTCTCACAAATTG GTGAGGTTGTGAAGGAGGAATCAAAATCTGCTGCCCCCAAATTTGTGGTCTGA
- the LOC137718469 gene encoding DNA repair protein recA homolog 2, mitochondrial: protein MGLLLRPPLAQRLGLAAFKQPRLSSVPCSFLQRGRRHWTNCAAECDGLLDYDENDDAKAREKDAALSSALSRLSGDFCRESMMSMQRFSRSRRPPVISTGSLKLDLALGIGGLPKGRIVEIYGQEASGKTTLALHIIKEAQKLGGLCAFLDIENAMECSLAESMGINTKNLLFSRPDSAENMLCAVDTLTKSGSLDVIVVDSVAALVPQCELDAEIDGEYRDAQSRIITQALRKIHSSLSHSRTLIVFINQIRSSPKSGKEFGPTDEVTCGGNALKFYAAVRLRLKRIQLLQTEEKVTGLGISVQVVKNKLAPAMKKADLGIQFGRGLSCESEVLQLACEHGVIAKEGSNYLIGQKVFSNERAAEQCLAKNDALFDEVVTILRKILFER from the exons ATGGGGTTGCTTCTCCGTCCTCCACTTGCACAGCGGCTTGGTCTGGCTGCCTTCAAGCAACCTCGTCTTTCTTCCGTACCTTGCTCCTTCCTCCAG agaggaagaagacatTGGACAAATTGTGCCG CTGAATGTGATGGACTGTTGGATTATGATGAGAATGACGATGCCAAAGCAAGGGAGAAAGATGCTGCATTGAGTTCGGCTCTCTCACGGCTTTCCGGTGATTTTTGCCGGGAGTCTATGATGTCAATGCAGCGGTTTTCTCGATCAAGACGTCCGCCTGTCATCTCCACTGGCTCCTTGAAGCTTGATCTAGCTCTTGGGATTGGAGGATTACCCAAG GGAAGAATCGTTGAAATTTACGGGCAAGAAGCATCTGGGAAGACCACGCTTGCACTTCACATCATCAAGGAGGCTCAAAAGCTTGGAG GACTTTGTGCATTTCTTGATATAGAGAATGCCATGGAATGTTCACTTGCAGAATCTATGGGTATAAACACCAAAAACCTTCTCTTTTCGCGTCCCGATTCTGCTGAGAATATGCTATGTGCTGTTGACACTCTGACTAAAAGTGGTTCTTTGGATGTGATTGTGGTTGATAGT GTCGCTGCCCTGGTCCCCCAGTGCGAACTTGATGCTGAAATTGATGGTGAATACCGAGATGCACAATCAAGAATCATAACCCAAGCATTACGAAAAATACATTCTTCATTATCCCATTCTCGTACCCTTATTGTTTTTATTAACCAG ATTAGATCAAGTCCAAAGTCAGGGAAAGAATTTGGACCTACGGATGAGGTTACTTGTGGTGGAAATGCCTTGAAATTCTACGCGGCAGTGCGGTTGAGACTTAAAAGGATACAGTTGCTTCAGACTGAGGAAAAG GTTACAGGTCTTGGGATTTCTGTGCAAGTTGTGAAAAATAAATTAGCACCTGCAATGAAGAAGGCCGATCTGGGGATACAGTTTGGGAGAGGCTTAAGCTGTGAATCAGAGGTATTGCAGTTGGCTTGTGAACACGGGGTCATTGCCAAAGAAGGAAGCAACTACCTCATAGGGCAAAAGGTTTTTAGTAATGAACGTGCAGCTGAACAGTGTCTGGCAAAAAACGATGCGCTTTTTGATGAGGTAGTAACGATCTTAAGGAAAATACTGTTTGAAAGATAG